The sequence agattaatatttcaagatgtagttctaaaacaaaacaaatcgtatagattattgaatgaatgagtgatcgaTTGTTGTGCTTATTtttactcttctctattactcgCGGGGCGTGCGTACCGCGAGGATTGAGATTTGagtggtggaaattcgtggcatgactgGACCCACTGTCAAAGGCGGCggccttatatttcccccaagtggcacagtatccccaccactccgtttcattctacaaaGTTAGAAATCGcatagattattgaatgaatgagtgatcgaTTGTTGTGCTTATTtttactcttctctattactcgCGGGGCGTGCGTACCGCGAGGATTGAGATTTGagtggtggaaattcgtggcatgactgGACCCACTGTCAAAGGCGGCggccttatatttcccccaagtggcacagtatccccaccactccgtttcattctacaaaGTTAGAAATCGCATAgatcattgaaagaatgagtgatcgaTTGTTGTgcttatttttacttttctctattACTCGCGGGGCGTGCGTACCGCGAGGATTGAGATTTGAttggtggaaattcgtggcatgactgGACCCACTGTCAAAGGCGGCggccttatatttcccccaagtggcacagtatccccaccactccgtttcattctacaaaGTTAGAAATCGcatagattattgaatgaatgagtgatcgaTTGTTGTGCTTATTtttactcttctctattactcgCGTGGCGTGCGTACCGCGAGGATTGAGATTTGagtggtggaaattcgtggcatgactgGACCCACTGTCAAAGGCGGCggccttatatttcccccaagtggcacagtatccccaccactccgtttcattctacaaaGTTAGAAATCGcatagattattgaatgaatgagtgatcgaTTGTTGTGCTTATTtttactcttctctattactcgCGGGGCGTGCGTACCGCGAGGATTGAGATTTGagtggtggaaattcgtggcatgactgGACCCACTGTCAAAGGCGGCggccttatatttcccccaagtggcacagtatccccaccactccgtttcattctacaaaGTTAGAAATCGcatagattattgaatgaatgagtgatcgaTTGTTGTGCTTATTtttactcttctctattactcgCGGGGCGTGCGTACCGCGAGGATTGAGATTTGagtggtggaaattcgtggcatgactgGACCCACTGTCAAAGGCGGCggccttatatttcccccaagtggcacagtatccccaccactccgtttcattctacaaaGTTAGAAATCGcatagattattgaatgaatgagtgatcgaTTGTTGTGCTTATTtttactcttctctattactcgCGGGGCGTGCGTACCGCGAGGATTGAGATTTGagtggtggaaattcgtggcatgactgGACCCACTGTCAAAGGCGGCggccttatatttcccccaagtggcacagtatccccaccactccgtttcattctacaaaGTTAGAAATCGcatagattattgaatgaatgagtgatcgaTTGTTGTGCTTATTtttactcttctctattactcgCGGGGCGTGCGTACCGCGAGGATTGAGATTTGagtggtggaaattcgtggcatgactgGACCCACTGTCAAAGGCGGCggccttatatttcccccaagtggcacagtatccccaccactccgtttcattctacaaaGTTAGAAATCGcatagattattgaatgaatgagtgatcgaTTGTTGTGCTTATTtttactcttctctattactcgCGGGGCGTGCGTACCGCGAGGATTGAGATTTGagtggtggaaattcgtggcatgactgGACCCACTGTCAAAGGCGGCggccttatatttcccccaagtggcacagtatccccaccactccgtttcattctacaaaGTTAGAAATCGCATAgatcattgaaagaatgagtgatcgaTTGTTGTgcttatttttacttttctctattACTCGCGGGGCGTGCGTACCGCGAGGATTGAGATTTGAttggtggaaattcgtggcatgactgGACCCACTGTCAAAGGCGGCggccttatatttcccccaagtggcacagtatccccaccactccgtttcattctacaaaGTTAGAAATCGcatagattattgaatgaatgagtgatcgaTTGTTGTGCTTATTtttactcttctctattactcgCGGGGCGTGCGTACCGCGAGGATTGAGATTTGagtggtggaaattcgtggcatgactgGACCCACTGTCAAAGGCGGCggccttatatttcccccaagtggcacagtatccccaccactccgtttcattctacaaaGTTAGAAATCGcatagattattgaatgaatgagtgatcgattaatgcGCTTATtttaactcttctctattactcgCGAAGCGTGCGTACCGCGAGGATTGAGATTTGAGTGGTGGAAATTCATGGCGAGACTGGACCCACTGTCAAAGTTGGTCCCCTTATGTCTCTTCACgagtgggagagtatccccactacacCATGTAATTCTACAACGaaacaaatcgtatagaatattgaatgaatcagcgataaaattttttactgGCATTAACTCTTCATTATTACTTGCAAAAATGCATTCTCTGAGGCAACTTTAATGTACTCTCCTCGAAATGCCATGGAGAATTGATTCTGTAACTATCCCAGTCGATCGGAAGTTTGTATTTGGCGTCGTTAATTATGACCAGAACCGcctctttaaatttttaatcgaagagaaaataaattgaaattattttatatttaatccgTGTTCCGTGCAGTGTAATATTTAagcatattcatttttatttaattattaatttatttaacttcacgtattattatatcgtttaaataaatctaaaattagcaaatatattaattttataccgCTTACCTTTCGAAAGAGTGTGCTTCTGTGCTTACTCGTCGGAAAGCAAAGTAGAATTATTCGGTCGCCGTAATAGTCGATTAAAAGTTTGTTTTTATTGACATAACTGTACAACTATCATACATTATTActctattttaatattaatttcattctgtttaatatttttcgcgTGTCTCGTGCTATGAAATGTTTGAATAATTCTtgctattaaatattaattttaaatacgattatatattaattttttatagaccGCTCATGTTTTCgatcatataaataattgtttactCTATTTAAATTTACGCGTTTAACATATCTCTGTTTACGCAGGAAACTAATaagatttatttgttttcgcGGGTGAAAGAGTGCTTCGATGTTTACTTGACTATATCCAAATCAAAACATTCGTTTCTATCGACAGTGAACATTGTATTGGACGAAGGCAACGACTCAGTATTGGAATGTTaaggtaaaattattttatatttaacacgtAAGGAGTAAGGTTTATTAAATTCCTAAATCTACAAAAGTGTTATTGATTTAACAGATGATAAATACTTTTCTTAATATACAGTACAGTTGTTTTATCTACAATTCATTAAGTTATTATAGGTTACATTTTTATGAAACGATTATTGCATTAAGATACAAAATGTCCTTGTGCTTTTTTATAACGTTTTgctttttctatatctatagatggatatttctctttcaatgcATTAATATCCATATTTGGAAATCTCTTGAGCAAGACTAAAGCTTGCTGAAAATCGCGgctaaatgaataaaaaaataattagtaaaacaatcatataataaatataacaaatcatataataaatataatagacgTACTTTCTTGTTCTGCGCTTAATATTCcataatttttctctatacAATCGTAGAAATTTGCGTACTGCATAACCCTGATATCCAAAGAAATGTgttttataccatttattGTTCATAAATTGTGGTATAGAATATTCACgcattcgataataaaatctgTAACctacaaaaaggaaaatattgcaaaattgCTTTCAATCTGATGTAAGTACAAAGGaaacttttaaaataacaTACCAAGTGCATTATGTATCAATTTCCCTGGACGTTCTCCTGTTTCTCCAGTTTCAAGTAAATGATAagctttatttctttcacgaACTACAGATTCTAAATTTGACATACTCATTTCAACTTTATCTATGCGTTCAGGATTTGGAaaaatcttatattttcttttacatgcTTCTTCCATCGTTAAGAGCATATTACGCTCCTTTAATAACACAAACCTGTAATTTCTTGAATTACATTTAGAACATAGTTacctaaaattaataatcaaaggAATAAATTTACCATAACTTGTGAAGATCTTCGTTACTTTTTAATCTTAATTCATCCATCTTCCATGAACGTCCAACTTTTACTTCATCTTTCCCCCAATTAATCGTATCATCAAAGAATTCCATTAAATCATATTTCGTTGATGAAGCATGCAAAAGTGCACATGGTTGTAAAGGTAATCTATATAGTTAAAAAGTATAACAATTAGAAAAGCTTATTCTGGACATTATAATTAGAATtgtaattaaacgaataaagtATTATCGATTATACATAAACCTTCGAATGAACTTAGCGTTAGAAACTAAATTAGTATTGCTGGATAATGATAAATTCGTAATAAGTTTCGTCACATTGTTCACCGATCTTGAAATTTGTACAGCCTTCGTTAAAGAtgccatttttctttaaattctaaACTAATGGGAAGACATTAGTCCGCATTGATTTAGTTAATCATTTAGACAGCTGGTGGCGTTACTGTAGGATGGTACGAAGTACGAATCACGAGTCGTTTCTGATGACGCGTTGTTTCAGCCAATCACGATgttattctcatttttctgAAGTAAACGCGATCATGGTAGGTGAgtaatttctcatttatttctctattttttgtttaatatttcgtacattttacgaataatattaataatttatataaaagaatgcgTATACGTTGAATAATTGCACATAGGTGTTTAAACAGTtgttcgtacatacatattgcaATGCACGTTTAtcttaatttgaaatttcatgAACGATTTCATGCAAAAAAGGCGGCAGAATAtctgataaaattaaatatcgtaataattataatatttattatcacaaACTATGAGTTAAATCGTACAATAATGTAAGAAAACTAATAAggattcttttataaattgctATTTTCTTCGTGCGCGATTGATTAACATCCAAGGTGTTAGTTCGTAATGCGATCCAGAGATACaactttcgttttattttgtaataaaatgtgGCCATAGAAAAGATCTCTAATTGATTATATTCGCATAAAGATCGTATTTAGTCACGAACAGAACGAATACCTATATTCGTGATCAAATTGGGCATTCCTTTCTACAATTATAaacattcatatatttaaaatacataatgCGTTCTTGCGTTCAAATAtacttaagaaaatattatggaGATTATTATCCTCGTCGATAAATTGGtcagaaaaatcgataaaaggcACCTTTCGACAGTGAATTGGcttaaaattagataaaaattatatattgctttaaaaaactattatatatatatatatacaaacgtgacctaataatattatcagatatagatataaattttttcttttttttttcttcttattattatcttcttttttttgtcattttcatattttcgtGATCGTTTAAAAGGGAAGGTGCTCtcgtttatataaaacttcgaaaatatattcttatctatacatacgcatatactATGTGCGTATATCAAGTATGTATATTCctagagaaatgaagaaactACAATCGAAGAATAAGCTGTTGCATCTCGTCTTTATCGTATTCTTCAAAGATTTTGGAATGTACCAAGGCGAATGCCATGCAGAAAATACGGATTAAAAAGTAAACGATCAAATGATTTACTTCTTTACATCGTCTCTCGATCAATAAGACTGTAGTTTCAACATTACTACATGAAAAACGGATCGTTTGAGAGTGGTCTTCGATTTGACTTTTTTCTCAGACTAAGAAAATCACATacttaaaaacaatattattgtaattgatctaacgataaaaaaaaaaacgaattctTAAACAATAACAAGATATACCACATGCTGCTAAAATCACATAAACGCCGGACACTCGGGCTAAGTTACCCGTCCTTCTATTCGTCCTCTTCGATTCTTACATTTGACCGTAAGGGTTAACAAGTACATCAAACGCTTTTGTTAAAGGTCCTACGCGATAATAGAAACGCATCGGTTTTAAAATGTACGCGACGATGTAATTCGCAAGACGTTTGACTTTTATGATATATGTTCGGCTTACATCGTAGTTCATTTGACCGCAGAGAAGATATCTCGAAAGGCGTTATTTAGAACTTGCCAATGTAATAAACAAAATGCATATCGTCCTCCGGATCATCGTTCGTTAGTCCAACGGATGCGAGTGTCTCACTCGACCTTCGAGAGTTTATTGATCCTTGGTTTGTTTATAAGTAATTCGTAGTATTTCATTCATTGATGTCTCTTGTAGGAACGATAAGACCTTCAGCGTTGTTCTTCCTCAAGACTACATCGTTTGTTTACGAATGATACGATAAAACCAATTTGAACGTATCGGCCAATGGATAAAATGTATCTGACGTGgtgttattgaaaattttgcaGAAAGGACACGTTTGTCATCGTCTGGGCAAACGTTTAGCTTGTGTATGAACTTTCGCCGTGGCTCGTGTTTACAGTATACATGTAGTAGGAAGTTTCTGACAGTTCTGTATTCCTCGACTCTTGTTGACTTTCTCATATCTCGCCCACGTGCGATCACATATGGATTGTTGCCGCAGTGTAACGTGCTTCGCCTCTTCGCCAGCTCCACTGACTTGGACGATACTGAAAGACAAGGAGGTACATGAGTTAGCTTCGATTGAGTAATCTTTTTCCGCGTTTATCGACGGTGTCACGATTAAAAAAACGATGCGACAACTATTATCTCACtctttgtaaattataaataacggTCGATTTAAAACTGTAGGATATCAGAGAcctttcaattaattatcaatcaaTTTCTTTGCCATAATCTAAACTACATACCCTGATTAACATCTGTCCGGATGCACTGTGAGGATTACGATATGCATACGCAACCCATCCTCCTAGACCAGCGATTAAAGTGACGACGAGGAGGATTCCGATTATACCCGACACGCTCATGTTCATATTGTCTCGAGCTGCAAAAGACGTTCTCGTTATACAGTTCTTTTAACTCGATAATCGAGATCTCATCTATATGACTGAAGAGAAATTATGACTAATTTATACTCGCAATTAACAAGTTCTAATCGTTTCTAAACTCACGATGTTCCAGTGGACTGCTTCCAggacttttcttcttcactaCGGATTTACTCAAGTTCGCATCTTCCTCCGTATGAACGTGTCCATCGTGATCGTGCCCTTCTTCCTGTTCCTTGTAAATCGTCGTAGATGGCGGACATTTGTCCACTTCCTTAATATGTCTGATGTCACAACCTTTCAACAGCCAGTCCTGCCGTGATCTAAATGTGCCAGTACTACACTGATTCAATTCGGAACACCATTTGCAGTCAAACTCTGTTAACTTTGTTAAGCAATCCGTGCAATTATCCATTTCCAAACAAGTAGGTAACGCACGCAGATAAATGACGGTCCAATTCTTGATGTCTTGTCTATTGAAATTGACGCGATGATACTCGTAGATCGTTTTTCGACGAACAACtgcgaaaagaaacgataaataataagttatattttaaattcggGTTACGATCATTGGTTAAAAACATTCTTTATTCGCTTTGTAGAATTTCCGAACGAAGGGGATAAGGAAGAATAACAAaaggaacgagagaagagGTCGGACTATGTTCCAATAATCTCATATGACGTTTTTAGAACTGGCGAACGGCCAGCCTTTATGCGTCAGGTTAAAATTAAACGAGACCAGGTGGAGGTTGAGACTGTGTGCTCGAGTTAGTCTGCGACATGTCTAGAGCAGCcgaggaaagaacgaaagctTTTGTttgcgagaagagaaaagaagaaaagaacgaaaatgaTACTTACAGAACACCGTCCTGTCCATGATGTAGGCATCGCTGAGCCCAACTTTGACAGGATGCGTAGTATCTTCTATTTGTTCTACTATGAAAGGAATAACGGAATACACGAAGACGATGTCACCGTTCTGATGCAGAGTTACCTGGAAAGTGAATGAACCGTCGGTCCGCTTCTCCTGTAGGTAAACCTTTTCCCATTCGACCGTAAATGACGTACCTAGAGACATGACAAATGttcgattaatatataaaaatgataggGAAGATCGGTACgagaacataaatatattttattattattgatgatTGAATCGCTCACCATTATCGGCGTACTTAACAAAACTCTCGTTGGAAAGTCTCGTGTCGAAATTGGCCATAAGTGGTGCAATGTATTGAGTGGCGGCCAGCCAACTATGTACGTACTCTCCCGTATATAAAAACCCACCCGTTGCGATGGTGATGTTACGGACCTTGTGACCGTAAAATGGAAAGTCGAATTTCAATTTGACGGtctaaacaaaaatgaaatgcGTATAAGTATTATTTGTTAACATTAATTACTAtgttttagaaagagaaaagactaTTTTCTTACTGCTGCACGACGGTGACTTTTGCTAAGCAAATGATTAACACGAAGATCAGGATGATTGTCCATGTCAACCCAATAACCCTTTGCAACTGACTCATTGACGATGAACGTGCTGTTGTAATACTGATGCGTATCCATCTCGGTCTTTGTGATGTTGTTCTGCGCGAGCgatttattaaacgaattcATGTCGGAGAACTTGGTGATGGATATACCGCCTATTTCAGTATCGGATTGCTCCTTCTCATTGCCATTGTCCTTCCCAGTGGTAGGCTCTGAAACCTCGCTCTTTTTACTTTGGTTGTTGACTGCTTCGGTAACGTAACCTCCGGAAGCACTTTCATTTAGTTCCTGTTCCTCGGCAGTGTCACCCGACATCGTGGGTTGCTGCGATACACTTCCAGTTACCTTCAAAAGCGATTATACAAGATTAACAGACTCGTAGAGTTTAGTAACTGACACTAGTAAAACAGATGTAATTCCTTGTAACACAAAactaagaatattatttttttgaggTGGCAGATCtgagatatatgtacatatatatatatattggagaCTATTCTAAACGTACCGGATTCATCGGTTGAGACACAAGGACAGAGTTCTTCTTCGACGTTGCTTCAGACTTTTGCGTAGAAGCCTCCATGCTTGGTATAGTGCTGGATGCTGCGTCGTGCGTTTCTGATGCTCCACTAATCGTCGAATAAGAAACATCGTCCGATTGTGAGTTGGATGTAGCATTTACAggtttttgttgttgttgctgctgctgttgttccTGTTGTTGTTTTAAGTTTTGCTGAAGCGTCGATGATTGTTGTTGAATTATTTGATGATTTATAGAAGTTTGCTCCAACCCTTGCTGTTGCTgcttctgctgctgctgctgctgctgttgctgttgttgtggGAGTAtcggttgttgttgttgttgctgctgttgttgttgctgctgctgctgctgctgttgcttcTTGTCGCCGGTCTGTTCAACCTGGGGCTCCCTATCGGAGTTTATCGTGTCTTTATCGTTAGTCATTCGGCGTTCTCTAACCAGTAGTTCTTCTTTAGGAACGAAGGATAAATATAGCGGACTATAGTCGACTGATGATCTCGCGTTTGACATGATTCCAGAATAGCTATAGTATTCGTGATCTGTAAAAGATTAACAACAATCGAATGaagtatagatataaatgTTGACGATTGAAATGTAAGAAAATCAGTCATCGAAGTAAAGATAATATAGCGTAGAAAATATAGAGTTGGAATCAGGTCGACGAGATCTAATTGATGGATTAGACAGGGCTAACTTTCAATTCGTATTCCGTTCGCGTGCCTATACCAGCACGTCCAATTCGATGTTATTAATTCGTATGCTGAGGACGAGTTAACGAGTAAGGGCAATTTATTCTTCGTCGATGAATCACGTCGAATAGTCGCATACGTGCTTGTTTATGTCGAATTTGCATCCTCGCACTTGGTACGTATTGAATTCAGTTGATTTTTAACATGAAATCTAGTGCGcttaatttgttatttataataattgaatttcgtaatgttttaataatattacagattattaatttttttaagtaacttcatgtataatatatcgGCATGCAACGAGCTAGTAAGCAGGGCAAACGATCGACCGGATAAGGCAATGATTGGCGTTGCAACGGATCACCATGATAGTAGCTGACGTCGggaataaaatatacgaagcCATGTCTTTTTTGTCATCATTACGTATATCTTACAACCGTCAACATCTtgttttaagataaaaatacgcGAACGTTGGATCGCAAGCAAGAAGAAACATTCTTTTccggattttttttctacatagaagagaagagaattcgTTAGCGAGCACATCGAGGAATGTGCACGGCGTATAAGTGAAAACCCATGACGTGCGCACGCGCTTCTATCGgcaactataataattttctcagCGTGATTCACGATTTAACTTGTTGACCGTTAATAGTCGAAGGAAGTAATAGAGAATCGTTCTGAATGTGATGACGTTAACACGTCAATGTTTTATGTGcaacatattattttaaatattacacacAATATGGTAATCCAATGACTATTAATACTAGAGACAAATTtgttgaataatatttaagaacttatttttatatagtttcgGAGATTTCTTTTCACGAATTGACCAACCtttttggttttatttttcatagacTAACTGTAATGTTTTCTACTCTCTTTAGGTTCTAACAGGAAGATAGAATAAGAATGAGAAGGAATTTTGACACGTATACCTGACCTTGAGCTatcgagaacgagagagagagaaagagagaagatgtcTGCAACGTCTTTGTCTCGGTGCTAATGGAAATTACATACCTCAACGATATTTCCCTTGCAAATACGAAGATTAGTCGATACTTGTCAAGGACGAGTACTGGAAATCATTCTCGCGATTATGAACATTCCATTTGGTAAATTATTCCAAATCATTCGGACAACGACACGATCTTTATTGTTACGTATACGATTGCGCTATTAACCGTTTTGATCTACAATTggaataatgaattaataacgaataacGATAGCTTGGCAAGGAAatgaacgatttaaaaaatgccGCGCTTCGTTTTACCTTGGAGTAACTCGAACGATAAGGTAGGTTCCTTTTTGCATCATATCGTTAATTacaagatataattatataaaaacaaactaTGCAGACTAAGTGACAGAACTGAAACGAATCGTATcttgttctgttttttccggaaaagataaaaagaatgttaaagaaagaagtaagcAGAAAATGAACGTCCTCGGGGAATACCTTCTTTTCACATATTCGGTATTCGCAACGACCTCGTTCTATATACTTTTAAGGAAGTTTCATTGGCGAGAGTGTCCTTTGGATTAATTTATGCACGACTTTAAACATACAT is a genomic window of Vespula vulgaris chromosome 20, iyVesVulg1.1, whole genome shotgun sequence containing:
- the LOC127071125 gene encoding 39S ribosomal protein L47, mitochondrial, which produces MASLTKAVQISRSVNNVTKLITNLSLSSNTNLVSNAKFIRRLPLQPCALLHASSTKYDLMEFFDDTINWGKDEVKVGRSWKMDELRLKSNEDLHKLWFVLLKERNMLLTMEEACKRKYKIFPNPERIDKVEMSMSNLESVVRERNKAYHLLETGETGERPGKLIHNALGYRFYYRMREYSIPQFMNNKWYKTHFFGYQGYAVRKFLRLYREKLWNIKRRTRNRDFQQALVLLKRFPNMDINALKEKYPSIDIEKAKRYKKAQGHFVS
- the LOC127071122 gene encoding plexin domain-containing protein 2, whose translation is MACERWCSERGDYEATGSSSPSQWPYVLLFLVVLLCCGSSSLAIGQFDHEYYSYSGIMSNARSSVDYSPLYLSFVPKEELLVRERRMTNDKDTINSDREPQVEQTGDKKQQQQQQQQQQQQQQQQQPILPQQQQQQQQQQQKQQQQGLEQTSINHQIIQQQSSTLQQNLKQQQEQQQQQQQQKPVNATSNSQSDDVSYSTISGASETHDAASSTIPSMEASTQKSEATSKKNSVLVSQPMNPVTGSVSQQPTMSGDTAEEQELNESASGGYVTEAVNNQSKKSEVSEPTTGKDNGNEKEQSDTEIGGISITKFSDMNSFNKSLAQNNITKTEMDTHQYYNSTFIVNESVAKGYWVDMDNHPDLRVNHLLSKSHRRAATVKLKFDFPFYGHKVRNITIATGGFLYTGEYVHSWLAATQYIAPLMANFDTRLSNESFVKYADNGTSFTVEWEKVYLQEKRTDGSFTFQVTLHQNGDIVFVYSVIPFIVEQIEDTTHPVKVGLSDAYIMDRTVFFVRRKTIYEYHRVNFNRQDIKNWTVIYLRALPTCLEMDNCTDCLTKLTEFDCKWCSELNQCSTGTFRSRQDWLLKGCDIRHIKEVDKCPPSTTIYKEQEEGHDHDGHVHTEEDANLSKSVVKKKSPGSSPLEHPRDNMNMSVSGIIGILLVVTLIAGLGGWVAYAYRNPHSASGQMLIRYRPSQWSWRRGEARYTAATIHM